Part of the Anomalospiza imberbis isolate Cuckoo-Finch-1a 21T00152 chromosome 29, ASM3175350v1, whole genome shotgun sequence genome, CGTGTGTCACCCAGTGTGCCCCGCCCTGTGTCACTCCGTGCGCTGCCCCATGCGTCACCAAATGTGCCCCGCCCTGTCCCCCGCCCTGTCCCCCGCCCTGTGCCCCGCCCTGTGCCCCACCCTGTCCCCCGCCCTGtcctccgccctgtgccccgcCCTGTCCCCCACCTTGTGCCACCAAGTGCGCCCCGCCGTGCCCTGCGCCCTGCGCCGCGCCCTGTGCCACCACCTCCTGTGCCACCAAGTGCGTGACCAAGTGCGTCCCCACCTGCACCACGCCCTGTGCCACGCCCTGTGCCACGCCCTGTGCCACCAAGTGCGTCCCCGAGCGCTCCTACACCTTCTCCACCCGCTGGAAGCACCCGTGCCAGAGGGGTCTCTGCAAGAAGATCTGAGCAGTTTTTGAGGGAAATAACCACGGAAAGGAACGAGGGAAGAAGCGAAGGAATACGGAATGTGATCTGAAGGCTGCCAGAGAGGGAAGCACCACTGGAAACCAGGACCATGCATTTTAAGTCTAGGATAGAGCTTTAGTTTAGTTcaggcttttctttcttcttggggCTTTGCCTCTTCTGTCTGTGCTTTGGACTTTCTCTGCCCAGTTCGACACCGAGCGTGGATCGGaacagagggatttggggaatggTAGGGATTGGAAGGTTTTGGCAAGTGTAAGGGGAGGGGCTGTCGGGCTGGAAGGGGTAAGGCTGGAGCGGGTGATTGcgattttgggtgaatttgggtgattttgggtgatttggggCTTTTCTCTGAGTCGGCTCCTCTTTGCATTATTCTCTCTGCAAATGTTCGGCTCCACTTTGCATTCCCATTAAAATGCTGCTGCATCAAACCCGTTCTgaattccctttttcctctgctccttgGGTTCTCTTGGTGACACTCAGCCTTGGATAGAGGGACAGGTGACCTCCAGGCTCTTCCTGGACTGCTCCACACTTGACTGAAGGTAAAATTTAGGGTTAAATTTCTGGGATAAGAGATTTTATCCCTTAAAAACTCTGGCTCTGCATTTTCTGGGATAAGAGATTTTATCCCTAAAAAAACCCTGGCTCTGCATTTTCTgggataaaatattttattcctaaAAACATCTGGCTCTGCATTTTTCAGGATAAAACCTTCAGATTGAAGCAAAACGGGAATTTTTAGTGTCCTGTTCATACCAAGCCCTGTTTGGGGATTTTCTTCCCTCTAAACAAAGGGAACTGAGCCAAACCCAAGCTTTTCTCCACATTTCTGCATCCAAACTTTCCTGAACTGCTTTTCCAAGGACTCTTCTCCACCTCTTCAAGGTGACAGGGAGGGACCTGGAGCTCCAAATTCCAGGAGCCGGTGCCAGCAGCGGATCCCTCCAGGCAGTTTGGGATGCCAGGCGTGTCCTGCTCATCCCATTCTGAGCCATTCCAGGCGCTGTTTTTATCCTAAAGATCATGTTTGGTTCATTCTTCCCTAATGGCCACGTTGGAGCTGGAATTCCGGGTCATTGCCCGCCCCAAAATTACCCCtgccccaaaatatcccagggCTTCCGCACAACAAAGAGATCCAGCATGCTTCCCAAACACTCCCAGGCTGGATTACGCCTGGACCTGGAATGTTAATTTAATGTTAATCAGGTTTTATTTGGGTTATGTGCCCTAAAACTGGAATAATCgatttgggaaagaaaaaaaaaacaaaacctcaaaaCAACCAAGGTCATAATTTTCATCATTTCATCATTTCACATGGTTTTATTTCCTTATCTACtctgaatactttttttttaaattttagtaaATTGATGATTTTCACCCTAAAGATGCTCTTCTCTTATTTTATGGTACCAATGATCAAGATATGAGAACATTTCCCATCAGCTCAACTTTAAAGAAGGGCTCCCAAAATCTGCTGGAATCCTTCAGCTTGGTCATTCCAGAAGTTCACTCCCTTCATATTTTCAAACAAATTGGGGTTTTTAAGCACTGAAAAAATTTaagctaaataaaaataagtgcTATTTTATTAAGAACCAAACCCCAAGTTACCAGGCTggaaaaaatccatttccaACAATTTTGCCTCCTTAATTCCCCACCAAATTCCTTGGAAAAGGGGAATCTCCAAATTTTTTGTGGACATCCTTGAAAAACTTTAACATTcagaggtggaaaaaaaattgggatatttgaggaaagaaataaaacaagaaaacctgAGGATAATCTGGCTGTGGataaaacaccaaaaccacctggaaaaaaacaggaattcCTCTTGGAGTTTGGGACTGGACATTGAGATTGGAGATTGGGATTGGAAATTGGGATTGGAGATTGGGAATGGAGATTGAGATTGAAGATAGAGAGTGGAGATTGGGAATAGAGATTGGGATTTTCCCCCCAGGGGAGAAGAAGCTTTGGAGTGacacagttgtggtttccagGAGATGAAAGAGTCAACAAAAAATAAGGGAATTAACAAttcccaagggatggagggacaggataatgggaatttcaCCTTGATATAATTATGTAGTAAGGGGCACTAAAATACATCAagcatttccagaaaaaaatcaattctatcccccccaaaaaatgcaaatttcctCCTTAGATTTGCAAAAACATGGATGAAATACGATCTTAGAGAATCTTAAACCCCATCCCTACCCcaaccctaacccaaccctaaaCCTAAACCTAAACCTGAGCCTAACCCCTAACACTATCCCTAACCCTCCTGTGATTCCCCATCTTGTGTGGGAGGTGCGGGCCTCGAAAGAGCAAGGGAAAAGGTGATTATTGCTAATTAATGCTTAATAAAGCGGGATTTTCTGCGggctcagcagctcccaggggaaGTCTGGAGCGGGCACCGGGTCCTGAGTCAGGAGTGACGGCGAGGAAAGCAAAGATCTCTGAAAAACATCTTTAAATTCCTGAATCATTGTTTATCCTTCTTCAACctcaccccaaaaccttcctcctcctcctcctcctcctcctcctcctcctcctcctcctcctcctcctcatcctcagggGCTGGGAATGATCCCTGGATTTCTGCGTGGCTCCTTCCCTGGAAATCGTATTTCCCCTGTTATCGCACTGACTCGAGCTGCTGccaaaacaatttaattttaattttaattttaattttaattttaatcctCCCCTCGCCATGTCGGTGCTCTCTGATCTCGGGACGACGTCAAACCCTTGTTTTTGCCACCCAACCCCTCATTTGCCCGACACCCCACGGGAATTAGGCAATTTTTGGTGCTGATTTCCTCACGGGGATTATTAAAAAGTCTgaggtgaaatcccagcccCGGCTGTTGATTCAGCGGGGAAGGAGATCCAGGGAGGAGCCCAAGGCCTTGCTCCTTTCATCTCCTGCGCCGGCTCTGAGCCAGGAATTCTGTCTTTGGAGAAACAAAAACAGGGGATGGAGAGGCCGATTGCACAGAGATATTGAATTGGGGGATTTTGATacaatttgggggaaaaaaaatcgaTATGAAAGCTCACAGCAAAATAAATCTTCAGCTCGGGAGTTGTGCCAAGGGTGGGAATCACCCTCCCTGTCTGACATCCCAAAATCTCTGGGATTTAAAGGCATGCCAGGTGGAGTTTTGGGAGAAACAATAGCCAGAATTACCTTGATTGAGAGACAAAAgccaaaaaataaaaggcatttgagggacaatggggacaaagAGGGCAGGATTGGTTCCCTTCCCCCGGGGCGAAGTGAGGCTCTATAAAAGCTCCTGCAGCGAGATTTTAAATCATTTTTCTGCGATTCtcatcccatctcctgctgtgcCACCGCGTAAGTCAGGTCTGGGAGGGGGGTGGGTCGGGCAGGGTTTGAACTCGAAAATTGTTCGATTTACCTCTAAAATATTCACAAGGAGAGGTGGGAGATGGTTCAAGGTTTGGGAACAGCACAGTCGGAAATAAATGAGACAAAACGTGTTAGTTCTGAGATAAATTTAATAAATGAATATTTGGAATATGAATATAAGAAATATGAATATTATAAATATGAAAGTTGAGAATATGAATATTGGAAATACGAATATTGGAAATATGAATATTGAAAAGACGAATAttgaaaaaatgaatgaatgaatgaatgaatgaatgaatgaatgaatgaatatTGAAAATATGAACATTGGAAATATGAGTATTGAAaagatgaatttaaaaatatatgacTATTTGAAATATGAATATAAGAAATATGAACTTTGGATCTATGAACACTGAAAATATTATAATTGGAAATGTGAATATTcgaataaataaataaataaataaataaatattaataattagtaatcaataataaataaatgataAATGACaaattataaatgaaaaattataaatgACAAATGATAAATGATAaatgataaataaataataaataagggCTCCCTTTTGCTCTGTCCCCTCACATTGTCCCctctctgtgtcacctccagccctgtgatgtccttccagcagctctgcgCCGTGTCCTGCCCCCAGCCCGTGGCcagtgcctgcagccagccctgtgtcacctcctgcgGGAACTCCCAGGCTGTCATCCACCCCCCGCCCGTTGTCATCACCTTCCCGGggcccatcctcagctcctgcccccAGGAGAGCATCGTGGGATCTGAATTACCAGCGGGAATGGGAAATTCCTTTGAGTCTGGAGCTGCCCAGAGCTCCTTCGAGCCCGGAGCCGCTTCTGGTGGCTGgaatttctcctcctcctcctgcttttccccaggTTCCTACCCCTCCTATCCCCGAAATTCCTACCTCTCTTATTCCCAAAAATCCTACTCCTCCTATCCCCGAAATTCCTACCTCTCTTATTCCCAAAATTCCTACTCCTCCTATCCCCGAAATTCCTACCCCCGCCCTGCCAAGCCCAGCAAAGGTTTGGGTTACCAAACCCAGATGAAAAAGAAGCAAATCCACAAAGAGTGAGCGAGGGGAGGGCTCCGAGAggggccggggctgctcctTCATCCCAGGAATGATCCCAGGAATGATTCCAAGAATGATCCCAGGAACAATCCCAGGAGTGATCACAGGAATGATCCCAGGAACCAACTCAGGGATGATTCCAAGAAGGATCCCAGGAGCCATCCTAGCCCCGCGATTTCCTCTGGATCGGATCTCCGCTCGCAATTCCCATCGATTCTGCCTTGCTGTGAATTTGCCCAAATTCCTCTGAATTCCTCTGTAATTCCCTCTGAATTCCCGGGGATTCCCGGCGGCGCTGCTGTCACGGGATGAATCCTATTTCTCAGTGCCAATAAAATCCTTTCTGCATCATGATTTGGAGTTTTCTGTTTGGGTGGGATGAGCTCTTGGAGCCGTTCTGGAGTGGATACTTaatttttcatggatttttttcGAAGGACTGCGGAGCTCTGTCCCACCTGGTTCCTGGGGAAGgtgaaatgggaattttctgaCAGGTGAATCCATAAAAACATTCACTGGAAGAGccaaaccctcctcccaagacctctgggataatgggataatttGGTCCCATGGTTTGCAGAGGTTTtataaaaaagagaagaaatccaAGAGATTTGAATGCAAACACAGAAGTTTATTGGGATAAAAGTGGGCGAACAGTTTGGGGTTTGAGGAGGGAAAAGGCAAATTCGGAGATAAGTGACATTAAAAACAAGGAGGGGGAGAGGaagagcagctcccaggggtGCTGAGGGGTTTGCATGGAAGTTGAGCATTTCCCACAGGTTCTGAACAATTCCCATGGATCCTGAACAGTTCCCATGGATTCTGAGCAGTTCCCATGGATCCTGAACCATTTCCATGGATTCTGAGCAGTTCCCACAGGTTCTGAACATTTTCCATGGATCCTGGACATTTCCCATGGATCCTGGACATTTCCCATGGATCCTGAGCAGTTCCCATGGCTCCTGAACAGTTCCTATGGATTCTGAGCAGTTCCCACGGATCCTGAGCAGTTCTCATGGATCCTGAGCAGTTCCCATGGATTCAGAGcatctcccagccccacagagccacATCCCTCcgctcagcccctgccccagctcctgctgtcgcTCGCCCAGGTTCCCCCATGCCCTTTTCCGGTTCAGCAGGGCCCGCAGCCCCCGGAGCGCTGGCTCCAGATGttcctggaggaggaggagaagcagcCTCCATAGAGCAGGGAGCCCTGCAGGCCCACGGGGCGCTCCATTCCCGCTGGGAATGCGGATCCCACGATGCTCTCCTgtgggcaggagctgaggatgggccCCGGGAAGGTGATGACCACGGGCGGGGGGTGGATGACAGCTCGGGAGTCCccacaggaggtgacacagggctgGTTCCAGGTGTCCgcgcagggctgggggcaggacACAGCACAGGGAGTGGAGCAgcgggagctgagctggctggagaaggaCATCCTGGAACTGCTGCGGGAAGgggaggcaggggaggagaCGGGGTTGGAAatcagcacagcagagccccTGCTCGtattcttctctctttcccttctccctctccctcttctcctcactccttctctccttccatccctccctccaaaAACTCTCCAAATTctcagatttttctctttctctcttctccctgtccctctctcatgctccctccatccctccatccctccctcttATACGGCTCCTCTGTtaaaactcagattttttttctctttttccttttccccatccctctccctctctctctccttgcctccttccctcccttccagGCATCTCCTCTCCAAACGCTcagatttttcctctttctctcttaTCCCTAtccttctcccctccctccctccctccctcgcacctgctctggaaaaactcagatttttctccttctttcctttctccctgtccctctcctccttttctccctccttcccaaaCAGTTCCTCTCCAAAAACTcagatttttctgtctttttcccttctccctctcccttccttctctgcagctcctcagggctCTCCCAGTCTCCCCAAGGAGCGAGTCCCACCCCAGCCACCCCAAAAACGTCCCCCAAACTCACTCAGATCCCGAAGAGGAGAAGCCTGAGGAGCTGAAATCTCAGGAATCCGGAGCTGGCATGGGAGGAATTGGGAGCCGGGAGCCTTTTATTCCATCCCGGGATCGCCCGCGGGGGTTGAGCCATTCCCGGCATTTCCCAACCCTCGGGAGGCGATCCCTGCCCGGGCTCCGATTGTTTCATCTGCCTCAGAATAATTATCAGTTTCTCCCAACACCCTCCAGTTTCTtccttgagtttttttttttaagcggTTTCACTTCCTGCAGCGTTTGCTGATTTTGCCAAGTTGGTAAAAATGTTGAGGAATGAATTTTTGGGGGTGGAATTGCTCCACAGACAGGGGCAGCTTCCATAgaccagcctggccttggacacttccaggagtGGGAAATCCATTGAATTCCCTTGGCCAGGCCCTCACAGGGAATaattcctccccaaaatcccagccaaattccccctctgtccccctgaccccattccctgtgtcctgtccctgcagttcctgaggaaaagtccctctccagcttccctggaGTCCCTGCAGATCCTGGAGGGGCTCTGGGGTCTCCACAGGCTcaacattcccaacattcccagcCTGGATCCAAAGGGGAAGGGCTCCAGTCCCCTGAGCAACGTCAtggcttggggacaccaaaaCCGGGCACGGAATTCCCGGTGGGATCTCAGCACAGCAGAGTAGAGGGAGAGAATCAAACACCTGGACCCAAAATGAAGAATTTTAGGGTTCATTTGGGTTGATTCCACTGGGTTTCTCCTTTTACCCTTTTAGGAGGATGGGGAGGTTGGGACAGGGATTTCCAGGTGTGGtcggggcaggagcagctcctgagggTTGTGGCCCCACAATTTCTCCTTCCCTGGTTTTTCCTAATcctggtttttgtttgggtgAATCCTCTTTACTGTAAATTCCAAGGGTTGGGAAAACTCAGGGAAACCCCAGGAAAAGCTCCTTCAGGCTTCCCACCCTGTtaccaatggaaaaaaaaaatggaataaaatggacATTTGGACATTTTGGGACAGAACTCTCAGGGCTACTCAAACCCCCACTCTTCACCTTATAACTCCATAAAGGGGAGGGATTTTGGTGGGGAAAAGCTCATTTCTTGAGGAAATTTAGGAATAATGTTGGGTATGGAAAATGGAGACTCAACAGGAAATGTAATCCATTAATGACTGGAGAGGGAGGAATCTGAGGAACAAATCTGCTGAAGTTGCAGCCAGACCTCTGCCTCAGCTGCAGTTGCACCTGGACGTTCCCAGGTTTTCCAGGGGTGATGCATGGATCCCCTCCCTGACCTGGCTCACCCCAGTCTGTGAATCCTCctccctcagcagtgctgaTCCCACAGATTCCCTAAAATGTGGATGTGGAAAAACCCCCAGTTACTC contains:
- the LOC137463519 gene encoding feather keratin 4-like, whose amino-acid sequence is MSFSSQLSSRCSTPCAVSCPQPCADTWNQPCVTSCGDSRAVIHPPPVVITFPGPILSSCPQESIVGSAFPAGMERPVGLQGSLLYGGCFSSSSRNIWSQRSGGCGPC